In the genome of Streptomyces sp. Tu 3180, the window CTGGAGACTCCTGCCGCATGACCTACCGCCGTGGCAGACGGTCTACCACTACTGGCGGCGCTGGCAGAAGGACGGCGAGCGCGACGACGTGGTCGACCGCATCGTGGTCCGGCTGCCACTGCGGATCACTCGGAATGATCGACAGGACGTCATCGCTCATAGCCTCCCCACCTCGTCAGACCACTGACCACCGCACCGTCGAGACGAGACGCTATCGATCGAACGTTTCGGCACTGCACCCGTTCTGGACCTGACGCACCCGACACGGAGCAGGGGGCTCTCAGAACTCGGCAACATTCCAGCACCAGCCCAGCGTCAGTCGCTGCCGGAACCCACCGACGTCCGCTCTTGCCTCTCACCTACGCAGCCAGAGCGGTAGTGCCCCACCCCGCCCCAGGTCGGCGGGTCCGCGGCAGGCACACTCCGCCCCCAGTCCGGGCTGCCTGACCCGGGAGGCGTTCGGATGGCTGCCGGGTCGCCCGAACGCCCCCGTAGGACGAGCGCGTCAGCGACTGCGCCGGGCCGCAGCCGCTCGTCCTCGACGCGGTGGACGGCCGCACGAGTCCTCGCGGAAACGCCCCGGATCCGCCGGCACCACAAGGTGTCTGCGAGGCCGCCACCGTCCGGGCACGGACGGCCTTCGGGCGCCTGCGCGGCATCGCCCCTCCTGATCGGCGTGCCGTCACCCTGTCAGGAACGCCGTCGGGACCGGCGCAAGATGACTGGTGCGATCGTCCGGAAGCGGATCGCCGCTCCGTGCCGACGGCCGGTCGGGCACCCCGGCCCGGAGGGGAACCGGGAGTTCGTCTTCCCGTCACCGGGCAACGCCTGTCAGCACGTTGTCCTCGGCGATCCCGGGGTAGCGTCCCCGGCATGGACTCTCACACCACCGTTGAGCGCGCTCAACGCCTCAAGCAGCTGCACGCCCAGTACAAGCCGCTCGTACTGCCGACCGTCTGGGACGTCTGGTCCGCGCGCACGGCCGTCGCCGCCGGGTTCCCCGCCCTGACGGTAGGCAGCCATCCCCTCGCCGACTCCCG includes:
- a CDS encoding transposase → MCGLRTRYSTDLSDQEWEILCPLIPAVKPGGRPAKHARREILNALAYWLRAGCAWRLLPHDLPPWQTVYHYWRRWQKDGERDDVVDRIVVRLPLRITRNDRQDVIAHSLPTSSDH